The stretch of DNA CAACTCGGCAAGAATGGGGAGCCGTTGCCTGCAAACCGAGTTGTGGAGAAAATTTTGAGGTCATTGACAATTGACTTTGACAACATTGTGTGTGCCATAGAGGAATCCAAAGACCTCTCAAAACTCACGGTGGAGGAGCTTGCTGGGTCCTTGGAAGCATatgaacaaagaagaagaaagacgaAGGAAGACTACTTTGGCCAAGCACTCCAAGCAAAGACAAATTTCCAGGAGAAAAAGGCGTTTTATACTCAGAACACTCAAAGCAGAGGAAGAGGTCGGGGAGGTAGAGGAAACGGTCGCAGTGGCCGAGGTCGAGGTGGAcaggaaggagagagagaacATACCAACAACCAAAATTGGCGTGAAAGAGGACGCGGTTCATGGAGAGGAGGTCGGGTGAGCAACTCAAACGTTGAGTGCTACAAATGTGGCAAGTACGGTCACTATGCAAAGGATTGTAACTCGGATAGGTGTTACAATTGTGGTAAAGTTGGGCACTTTGCAAAAGAGTGTCGATCTGAAAGTAAGAAGGAAGTGACGACTAATTTTCTCACAGAAGATGTTGAAGAGAATGGAGGGTTGTTGATGATGTCAATAGCCGAGGATATGCAATTGAACAACTCGACAGGACAACAAAGTAGTTCAACTAACTCGGTGTGGTACCTTGACACAGGTGCAAGCAACCACATGTGCGGAGATGAGCACTTCTTTAAAGACTTAGCAAAAGTAGAAGCTGGAGATGTGTCTTTTGGAGATGATTCAAAGGTTGCGGTAAAAGGTCGAGGGACGATCTGGTACTTGCAGAAGGATGGTCGAGTTGGGGAAATTCGAGACGTGTACTATGTACCTGATCTCAAAAGTAACATTTTGAGCATGGGACAGTTGATGGAAAAGGGTTACTCGGTGTTAATGAAAGACCGAGTACTAGACTTGAAGGACAAACTTGGACGTTTGATTGCTCGTGTAGAGATGAAGAAAAACCGAATGTATAAGTTGGAATTAAAGATCATACAAGAGAAGTGTTTGAAACTTGATGTCAAGGATGAGACAATGATATGGCACTTTCGGTTTGGTCACTTACATTTTGACGGGCTGATGGAACTGGTGAAAAAAGGTATGGTGCATGGATTGCCAAGCATGAAGTTCAAAAGTAAATTGTGTGAAGAATGTATACTCGGCAAACAGTCGAGGACTTCGTTTCCGAGAAATGCCAAGTACCAAGCAAAGGAACAACTGGGCCTAATTCATACCGACGTGTGTGGACCAATTACTCCTGAATCCTTCAGTGGTAAGAgatactttatttcttttgtagatGATTTTTCACGAAAGACATGGGTCTACTTCTTGAAGGAAAAGTCTGAGGTGTTCAAGGTGTTCAAGAAGTTTAGAGTGATGGTGGAGAAGGAGACAAACAAACAGATTAAGGCTGTTCGGTCTGATAGGGGAGGCGAGTTCACATCAACAGAGTTCATGAAGTACTGTGATGAGCACGGCATAAGAAGATTTTTGACAGCCTCATACTCACCACAACAGAATGGTGTAGCTGAGAGGAAAAACCGAACTATTCTTGATATGGTTCGGTCCATGATGAAGAGTAAGAATATGCCAAAGGAGTTTTGGGCAGAAGCCGTACAATGTgccatttatatacaaaataggTGTCCACATGCAAGGTTGAATGGAAAGACACCACAAGAAGTATGGAGTGGACAAAAGCCGAGTGTGTCTCATCTCAAGGTGTTTGGCAGTGTAGCATATGCCCACGTACCAAGTCAGCAAAGAACGAAACTCGAGGATAAGTGTAAGAAGTATGTGTTTATTGGGTATGATGAGATGACAAAAGCCTACAAATTGTTAGACCCAATAAACCAAAAAGTGATAGTAAGTCGTGATGTTCGAGTAGATGAAGCCAATGAGTGGAGTTGGAACAACTCAGTTGAAGAGATGAGTGGAGATACTAGCTCGTCAATTGCTATACCACCGGCTacagaaaattttgaaaccaCTGACGATGAAGATGAACCCCGACGACCCAGAATACGAACCATACAAGAATTGTATGAGTCTACTGAACAGGTACATGTTGTTTGTCTTTTGGCAGGTTCTGAGAACATAACCTTTGAGGAGGCGGTGCAAGATGAGAAGTGGAGACTTGCAATGGATGAGGAGATCGATGCAATTGAGCGCAATAACACGTGGGAGTTGTCCAATCCCCCAACAGGAGCTCGGCCCATTGGTGTGAAATGGGTATACAAGAAGAAGATGAATGCTCAAGGTGAAATAGAGCGTTACAAAGCCAGACTTGTTGCTAAGGGCTACAAACAAAAGGAGAGAATTGACTATGCTGAGGTGTTTGCGCCAGTCACTAGAATGGAGACAGTTCGACTGCTAATTTCAATGGCAGCTCAGCACAAATGGTCGATCTATCAAATGGACGTGAAGTCAGCATTTCTGAATGGAATCCTAGAGGAAGAAgtttatgttgaacaaccatTGGGATACATGAgaagaggagaagagaagaaagtacTACGATTGAAGAAAGCGCTTTATGGGTTGAAGCAAGCTCCTCGGGCATGGAATTACCGCATTGACAAGTACTTCAAGAAGAAAGGATATGAGCAATGTCCATATGAACATGCTCTGTacataaagaaaagtaaaggtGATGTAATGTTTGTTGCTCTTTATGTAGATGACCTTATATTCATGGGAAACAATGCTGAGATGATTCAAGAATTCAAGGACATAATGACAAAGGAGTTTGAGATGACAGACATGGGATTGATGGAGTACTTCCTTGGCTTGGAAGTCAATCAGGGTGAGAAAGGGATTTTTGTGTCCCAAGAAAGGTATGCCGAGGAGATCTTGAACAAGTTCAAGATGACAAACTGCAACCCGGTTTCGACCCCAATGGAACCGGGTACAAAACTCTCGAAGTTTGATGGAGGAGACCGAGTTGATGCCAACAAGTACCGAAGCTTGGTTGGAAGCCTTCGCTATCTGACGAGTACAAGGCCAGACTTACTACTAAGTGTTGGTATAGTAAGTCGGTATATAGAGGAGCCAAGCTACAATCATTGGAAGGTTCTGAAGCGAATACTAAGGTATATTCGAGGAACAATATCACTCGGACTATACTATACTAAGTCAGACAACTACGAACTTGTAGGGTACTCAGATAGTGATTGGTGCGGAGATGTAGACGACCGAAAAAGCACATCCGGGTATGTATTTTTCATGGGCCACACAGCGTTCACTTGGCTTTCAAAGAAGCAACCTATAGTAACATTATCAACATGTGAAGCTGAGTATGTTGCAGCATCATGGTGTGTATGTCATGCGGTATGGCTTAGAAATCTTCTAAGCAAACTAGAGATGAAACAAGAAGAAGGTACTGTGATACGAGTGGACAACAAGTCGGCCATTGAGTTGGCGAAGAATCCGGTCAACCATGAAAGGAGCAAGCACATTGATGTGCGTTTTCATTTCATCCGAGAACAGGTAAAGGAAGGCAATGTGGAGCTGGTGCACGTGGGAAGCCGAGATCAAGTTGcagatttgtttacaaaaccactACCGACTGTGTTGTTCAATAACTGCAAGAAACTGATCGGGATGGAGgataaaagaaacatttaagCTTACGGGGGAGTTTTGTtgggtttttattttaataaacttaaatgtattagcCGTTGGGTGGTTAATGTACTAGCCGTTGGGTGGTTAATGTACTAGCCGTTGAATAGTTAATGCACTAGCCGTTGGGTAGTTAATGTACTAGTCGTTTATAGCCGTTGGGAGTACAACGGACGAAAATTGTAAGCCTATAAATTGTATTGCTTATGGCATGAATAATTACAATGAAAAGTGAATAAGTTTTCCTTTTTAGAGCCTCTTTCTCCTAACACTTTTGTGTGTGCATGGATAATATGAGTCTATGTTTTATGTTATAATTCTTTCAATGATTAATGAGAACATTTGTTTGGGTATGTCTACTTGACAGttaagaaagaaacaaaataaaacatataatataatgagTGCATTATAATGAAAtgaactaaaaagaaaaattcctcatttttgtaattaataatatatatatatatatatatatatatatataaaagaatttatttacGAGTCTAAGTTATACcttaagtaaatataaaaaagttgaatatcATATTAGTATAAAGACACACAAATCCATTACATTATTTAAGGGATGAGAAATCGATTGATTTAGATTAACAATACGATCCAAAAAAATCACTTATGATATAAAGTATCTATATATAACTGATGTATGATTATCCAAATCGTTCTTATCTACTACTGATATATGCTTTCGTCTTGGCCAAATTCTGCATGCTTCATGCTCCAAGCATTCAGTTCTGAAATCACCACACTCTTCCTTCCATTATTGAATGCAAAAACACGAGCATCTTTCTCAATCGCCAACGAGGGATAAACTCTACTCGTAATACAAATTCTCCCTTTCTCCCCAAAACTCTCAATAATGGACCGATCAATCTGCATAATATGAATCTATACATTTCAATTTCGCAAACACTTGATGAAACAAAACGGGTAATATTTATCAGCAGCAACAAACATACCAAACTTCTGagtgaaattgtttttttattaggaTCTATGTCAAAGATGGTTCCATACTTGGATTTATCAAGGTTCTCCCGCAATGAAGACCTGTGAAGTGTACACAACTCTCAAAAGCTCAAGTCTCAACCATAAATCACTATTAAGTAAATTGTTAGCATCATAATTCACAGATTAAATTCAGAGAATTATGTCAGAAATTACCTGCTTTGATCACTGCACATCAAACATACATATCTATTGGAGGTTTTGTATATTCTGAAGAAGATTGCAGTGTGTTCTGTTTGATCCTCAGATGCTAAAGCAAACAAACCAAATGGCCCTATTGTGCCACTTCTTGATGCATATTCTTCACTACACAGTAACTCAGGATCAACTTCACTTTCATCTAAAAACTCTGCATTCTCTATTTCCGGAACCTCAAACAACACTTCTACATCAGCCTTCAAAAGTATAGTTCTAAAAAATCATCATTGATGTTGAACACggtttaaagaaaaagaatgtgaGAAAATGCAGCACAAGTTTACATACCTGTGATGCTGTGATACCTGAaacttcaagaattgatccaccAACAAGTTTCTCTCCCTTTATGCTAATTTGTTTGCCACGCAGCTTTTCTACCTCTTCAATTGGCCACTGCATTAACCGGTTTCCATTTTCATCAAGCCAAACTTGCCTTGGAATACACTACATAGTACACAGAAAAGAACACTCATCAACATGATATGAATTATATCCCTCGTCGGAAGATATGTGGGTGTAAACCTTAATTCAGAAACCGGTTTTATGAGacaatttttatcataatcCTAAAGTAATTaaccaaaagaaaaagtgtAACACAGCTAAAATTAATACCTGAAGACCAGCCCATCCTTTCTCAATGTCATCATGTCTAGTGTCAGATTCGTTCACCCACCCCCATAGTATCCTTCTGCTCTTAGCATGGTCAAAAAAAGACTTTGAGGCATAAAATTTACCATAGTCAAACCTTAAGTCCAAACTAGTTCCTGTGAATTTTACATCAGGAACAAAGTTTCCATCACCATTGGCATATTCACCAAGAAAATAATAGTCCTGATGTCTGCGTAGATAGCTTATCTTCAACACATGTCTAACACTTTGATTTTGGACAGATGTATCCACCCCATTTGTGCCATTGACGGAAACAGGAAAAAAATCTGGACACTCACAAACTCCAGTATTATCTGATGCAAAAAAAGGATTCAATTTCACTTTCCAATCTGCAAAATCCTCACTTTGGTAAAGAACTACCTTCCCTTCATCACCATTTTGAGCACCAATGACTACCCTCCATTTTCCATCCTTTCCCTGCCATGCAGTTGAAGGGTCTCTGAAATTATGAACTTCAACCCCACTTGGTGGAGTCATGACAGGGTTTTGAGGGTGTTTCACCCATTCCCTTAAGAAGGGGTCTGATAGATTCTTTGGCATAGCCATGTTTTGAACTTGATGCTTTTTATCATCAATTCCTGTGTACAGAATCACAGGTTGTTCTTTTTCTGGGATCACAGTGGCTGAGCCTGACCAACAACTGTTCACATCAAACGGCTCACTTGGCTCAATAGCATGGTTCAGATGAATCCAGTTTATGAGATCATAGGACACAGAGTGAGCCCACACCATTTTCTCACCGAAGGTTGCTGCATCAGGATTATGTTGGTAGAAAAAGTGGTAAACTCCTCTGTAGTACATTGGTGCTGCCACCACAAGTAAAATTAGCTTACACAACAAACTTTTGGAGAAGTTCAATGATATAGTGCAGAAACTGATTTAGTTTATATAAGAAGTTCAACTTTTTTAACttgtaaaaatttattcaaacatGACAATGATGCTGTGTGCAATAAGAGGCAACTAAGTAACGTAAAGTGTGAGAAATTGATGAGCATACCATTTGGATCTGCACAATGAAGTCAACCATTCCCAGTGTTTTTGTCAGGAAAAAACATGTCATAAGACCAAGAGAAAAGAATTAGACACAAACATGTGCCAAAATCAAATAGACAAAAGAGTGTTTATTTAGGATAACAATACCATTCATCCAATATTGTGGTGGTTGAAAGTGGTAGCAAGTTCTGTAAGGTTGTTTCTGAGGTAGCTTGAACATGGTAGAATTGAGGTTGTGTGAGGATGCAACCTCTCCATTGATCTCCATGATGATAGAGGAAGGTCAACACAAATATTAGATGATGAGGGTACCTTATACAATGAATATTTCACTGTTTGGAGAAAGAAAAGGCATCACTGATATAAAATGAATGGTGCTGATAATAATCTGAATATTCATAGACTTTAAGAAAATTGCAAcagagaaattatttttattcatgacTTGACTTCCGTAGTCAATGCAAAttggttttatatatatacattaatatttttttaatttacatattataGATCACCTAAAACACAGAAAGACTGATTAACAACTGAAAAGGAAACAACCTAGAGTTCTGTTTGGTCCTGCTAACTACATGTTTCGGTTAAACTATATTATTGCACTTTGATTAGTAGAAGAAACTaagggaagaaaaaaaagataaatgattTAGTAGAAGCATTATTAATTTAACatggtaaatattttaaaataaaggataagagagtaaaatatgagaataatcctatgataaaataaaaatgtgataatttaaaagtttatttcatatatacatCATAGTAAGCTAAATAATGATAGAATATAATAGAAATCAAGTTTAAATGAGcagttttcattaaaattgcatataacataacatttgatatcaattatagaaattataaaaaaaaaaactaaattatacagaattgtattttatttatattactaaAAACATTACATGAGATTTTAAACTacgataaatattttaaaaaaggtaatagtaatttaatttaaatatttaaaaataatgtaatttaattagttactgtaatttaataattaatttaattttagtatatccttctttgtttcaattttgcGTATAATAGGGCTCTACAAAGTTGGATTTACTGAGGTACAATATCTAATGCACGATCGCACTTTTGGTTTCAAaacccatatttttttttcattgtttttaacTTTATCAGCTAGTAATGAGCTtcgaaattaataattaaaaatatggaaaatttgattcaaatgaagtaaattttaatatcgTGATAAAGAGGTAgattttaaacctaatttaattttacaaaatcagaAGACAAATTTTACTTTACACTTAGTTATAtactacaaaattttattatctctagaactttcaacacaaataaattatataatagaattatatagAAATAGATTAATTTGGTCATATGATTTAAAACAGAAAACACCTCAATCACTTATAAAATTACATCAAATCTGTTTCAATATAACGAATTAAGTGAAATTttagtaattcaaatttaactatatgactcaagaaaaaaaaattcaacttgaCTTAATTTCTACTCAAATgacctataatttttatttgatcaaAGTTTATTTGTAAGAATAAAATTGTCCTAAACTTTCTTAAAGCATTTCAAagtaaatcaaattaaattaacaatcAAAATTAACTCAAAGACTCATTAATAAAGTGGTATATGAACTAGcctactaaaaaaataaaaataaaaaagtacaaCAAGAAAGGGTTTACATGACTAtctaaaattaacaaatgatttataaacttaaaatacacttcctaaatagttaaaaaacataaaaaatagtaaaataaacaTGAGAAAAGAAATGCAAAAATGAAAAGTGAACAACAAAACTTTTTACCCCACATTGGATTCTAGATTCTCCTTTGAGTAAATtaaatcactacaagaaaattacatattagCGAGGGAATAATCCCTAGCGAATCCCTAGCTAATCTCTCGCAAAACGATTCAACGAGGGATTAACGAGGAAATAGCGAAGACACTATGTCGTAGCTAAAATATAGGTAGCTAAGTAGCTAGAGAACCACTTTGTcgctaatccctagctaatctctagctaatccctagcaaattggTTGTAGCTAAACCCTAGCAAATTaattgtagctaatccctagctaatccttaACAAATCGGTTGTAGCTAAAccttagctaatccctagcaaatcgATTGTAGCTAATTCCTAGCTAATCTCTAGCAAATTGGTTGTAGCTAATCCTtggctaatccctagcaaatccCTAGCAAATTGGTTGTAGCTAAAccttagctaatccctagcaaattggTTGTAGCTAAATCCTAGCTAATTCCTAGCAAATTGATTGTAGCTAATCTATAGCAAATCGGTTGTAGCTAATTCCTAGTTAATCCTTAGCAAAGTtgttgtagctaatccctagcaaattgaTTGTAGCTattccctagctaatccctagcaaataggttgtagctaatcccccgctaatccctagcaaactagttgtagctattccctagctaatccctagcaaacttATCCCTAGCTAATGCCTACCTAAGCCCTCGCCAATTCAACAATTTAATCCCTAGAAAAATAGTAGCGAATTGCATCAATCCAAAATATTCCATTCTTTTACTTGTACCTTATGAAATGCATTTTGacataaatataacattaagtATAAATCTTGTCAAACATTTTATATGAAACATGTCAAATGTTACtacattcaaaataataaaagtgatGAACATAATGAAAGTAGTCTTCACAATTGTCAACATACATCATTAAAATACgtgtttagaaacaaaaaaaaaacatcatcatcttcatatttTCTTCTCGCCATGTTTCATGACAGACGATGGTGAAGATATCTTTAATGCAGGAAATATTTGTGTCTTGAAAAACTCCATGTGTGTTTGCATTTGTGTATGCATTTGTTGTTGTAAAAGCTTTTGCATTTCTACTTGTGCTTGCATTTGTGCTTGGAATTGTGCTTGAAATTGTGCATGCATATCTGCTTGTGCTTTCAACTAAGCTTGTACCTGTTGTGCATGTGCCTCTATTTGTGCTTGTAACTCTATCTGTAGTTGCTTTTGAGATTCAGTTTGTAAATGTAACTGTGTCTGCAATTCTTGTTGCATTTGAGACATTTGTGTAGCTATTGTCGTGATTTCTTCTGTTGGAGGTGCATGATTTGGATTTGTGGAAGGACCTACAACTGATGACGATGAACCATTCACACTGATGATGGCAAGTTCCAAGCTATGACCAATACCATGAATTCTACCTTTCTTATTTTCACCTCCCATTTTCATCCATACTTCAGAATCAACTTTAGGATGCTTTGATACATCTTCTCCATATTTTTCTACCATAGCACTTTCATATGATTCCTATATATAGTAAATCAATCATTTTGTAATATAAGATCTTATGCAGAAAGAAAGAGGATCAGATCTTGGCAAGCACAAAAATGCCACGAATGGAACCAATGAGATAAGTTCTGCCCCAATAAAAACAAAGAGCAAGGGTCAAGGAAAATATCAAAAGGATGATTTTAACTGGGATAGTTTAAGAATAGAAGCACAAGCTAAGGCTGGGAAAAGAGAAAAGACAGCAAACACCATGGATTCTTTGGATTGGGATGCTGTGAGATGTGTAGATGTCAATGAAATTGCCCAGACCATCAAAGAACGGGGTATGAACAACATGCTTACAGAACATATTCAAGTAGAATAAAATACCATGAAATACTTATAACTTTCTTGAGACAGACACCCTATGAATGCAGCTTATAGTACATGATACACTATGCAGAATTTCCTGAATAGACTGGTTGAAGAACATGGAAGCATTGACCTTGAATGGCTGAGAGACGTTCCACCAGACAAAGCAAAGTAAGTCCAGTGGTTAATTAAACTTCCTAATAAAGTACTATTTCTTGTACAATAAAGTTAGCATTTATTTAATCTTGTTGGTGAAACCAACATCTTGAACTCTCTCATTTCACTAGTAAAACACACACAAGTGATGATACTTTTTTTCCAGTAAGGCAATATAtccataataaaattgatttacaCATACAGAGAATACTTGCTCAGTGTAAAAGGATTGGGATTGAAAAGTGTGGAATGTGTGCGACTTTTAACACTGCATCATCTTGCCTTCCCGGTAAGTTTAAAGAAATTTGTGCAATTACTGGAATATGGAATAAATCTGATAAATTATTGACATATAACACATGTAGACACAAATGTAGACATCTCTCAGCTTGTGCTCAACTGTACCTGACAGTAGCTTACAAGCTGCAGAAAAATGATAGTGTTTCCTCTAAGCATTTACTACAAGTCTAATAAATCATGAATTGTCTGAACCATACTAACCTACTATATCGCTGCAATCTGAACTACCGACGAAACTAAACTTGAACTTGATAATATTGCTGCAACCTCCCAAACCTGGTTCTCTTCAAAATAGTTAATCGATTAGAAAACTTTTTTTCTCCAAACCAACTTCGAAGAAGGTGAACGAGAAATGACAGAGGTCGAGATAATAAACCTGATTTAGGAACCAAACTCGACGTCGTTGCAACCTCTTCGAGTTCTCTTCCGAGCTTCTCGGTACTATCTTCACTTCCGAGCTTCTCGGTACTCTCTCCAAGCTGAAATCAAAACCCTAATGTTTGCACTTCTTCATTATACGAAATCTGAAAGCCTTCGATGCGAGAGCTTTCGGTGCCTGCGAGTCACTATACGAAATCCGACAGCCTTCGATGTGAGCTTCTTATGCGAGCTTCAGATGCTTACAAGTCTCCGACCGTTCAACCAAAAGGACATGAATGTTTGAACAGTGACATCCGAGAAGCAATGTTTAAAGTTTCAACCAAATAgaattaagttttaagttgtatactttatgtttttaattcgtTTTTAAAGTTTCATACGAATATATTCATTCTATATTCTGtatcattttcatttatttatagtatttatagtatttatagtatttatattatatattatatatatatatatatatatatatatatatatatatatatataatattatataaaatatatattttttaaagttaagtgtttaattaaatcaagttaaatattcatattttataaataaaataggtacatacaatttatttttatttataatatatcctaaataatttatttcatatttaaaattttttaaacaataaaacaaactgtaccataaatataataatatataataatatgtgacaatataaattaattattaatttaataattcttttattcaaataaattaatataaaatataaaaaaatagcataaaaggtaataaataattatcaaaataatagctaatcatttcatttttcatataattaataagaattgttttaataccttttgtaataatatttaaatggaaaaaaatattgtgttagTTAAATggtagttattatttaaaataaaataatatatatatatatatatatatatatatatatataataaaaataatttacaaataagggattaatttatataataataaaatatatttttgaagatttttaaatacattgatagtttttaaaaatttctttaataaatttattttttataaaataatttgtatattattatttttaattagaaattctaTTTACTAGTTTTGGATTagcaataaaatcattttacaattaaaatcatAGTTAATTAGCTTCAacttaattatcatattatgttgTATCTAATCCCTAActattagctacaacttagctgctatattatgttgtgtctaatccctaactaattagcttcAGTTTAACTACCATATTATGTTGTgtctaatccctaactaattagctacaacttagctacaaTATCTATGTTGTGTATAATCTCTAACTAATTAGTTACAA from Vigna unguiculata cultivar IT97K-499-35 chromosome 8, ASM411807v1, whole genome shotgun sequence encodes:
- the LOC114193411 gene encoding beta-fructofuranosidase, insoluble isoenzyme CWINV3-like — translated: MEINGEVASSHNLNSTMFKLPQKQPYRTCYHFQPPQYWMNDPNAPMYYRGVYHFFYQHNPDAATFGEKMVWAHSVSYDLINWIHLNHAIEPSEPFDVNSCWSGSATVIPEKEQPVILYTGIDDKKHQVQNMAMPKNLSDPFLREWVKHPQNPVMTPPSGVEVHNFRDPSTAWQGKDGKWRVVIGAQNGDEGKVVLYQSEDFADWKVKLNPFFASDNTGVCECPDFFPVSVNGTNGVDTSVQNQSVRHVLKISYLRRHQDYYFLGEYANGDGNFVPDVKFTGTSLDLRFDYGKFYASKSFFDHAKSRRILWGWVNESDTRHDDIEKGWAGLQCIPRQVWLDENGNRLMQWPIEEVEKLRGKQISIKGEKLVGGSILEVSGITASQADVEVLFEVPEIENAEFLDESEVDPELLCSEEYASRSGTIGPFGLFALASEDQTEHTAIFFRIYKTSNRYVCLMCSDQSRSSLRENLDKSKYGTIFDIDPNKKTISLRSLIDRSIIESFGEKGRICITSRVYPSLAIEKDARVFAFNNGRKSVVISELNAWSMKHAEFGQDESIYQ